The Ostrinia nubilalis chromosome 17, ilOstNubi1.1, whole genome shotgun sequence genome contains a region encoding:
- the LOC135080200 gene encoding LOW QUALITY PROTEIN: FAS-associated factor 1-like (The sequence of the model RefSeq protein was modified relative to this genomic sequence to represent the inferred CDS: substituted 1 base at 1 genomic stop codon) — MAENREEILANFQGITAIEDVAEAIYHLEEANWDLLAAINRVMPQDGSSSSARNNDTHDVEMIDDDISVITPKTHPPDREDSNQASTSSPRNSSTDLLEFQVHFNNKLHDVKMSPVATVGDLKKRIESVCGVPVCRQQISGLGGSKATTGALLGNLGLPRNAVLRLKAADQIMADDEVAERLTTTYVLHVKHDDKDYTLKYPGTKTVQEVKNDIYSLTDIPVRHQSWTGWPSVSGLDDTVLAMVGLEQPQHTLAVRRAPHNKQKEYKRIIVESSDSENSSVEEVEASDGFTGEDDMFVDIVQSERLQPLMSEHVEDEALGCIEFAQRFKARYGPNTPNFFEGTLQDAIKEACLKPAKERKLLGLYLHHEQSVLSNVFCAQLLGCEAVLQTLATNFVVYGWDLTHPDNNVMLLNSVSNALGAVASMTIRSIPVERLPALVLIMRVRSNTEIYSVINGNVGVSELVGGLIEALERFASQRDEDARMERERDARQKVKREQDEAYQRSLEADRAKEEIKKQQELERHQELERAESERQMEEARKEAMRSSAEARVPAEPAADARDVCRIRVRLPPPHERCLERRFHPHDTVAALLDFLASKGYPQENYKVISSWPRRDLTTESHSSTLKALKLYPQETVMLEERXAPRAPPPSRSPTEPSPAHQLITKYPRGF; from the exons ATGGCAGAGAATAGAGAGGAAATTCTTGCAAATTTTCAG GGAATAACAGCCATAGAAGATGTTGCAGAAGCAATATATCACCTGGAAGAAGCCAACTGGGACTTGCTT GCCGCCATCAACCGAGTGATGCCACAGGACGGCAGCAGCTCGTCGGCGCGCAACAACGACACGCACGACGTCGAGATGATCGACGACGATATATCTGTGATAACTCCAAAAACTCACCCACCTG ATCGGGAAGACAGCAATCAAGCGTCGACCTCATCGCCTAGAAATAGTTCCACTGATTTGCTAGAGTTCCAAGTTCACTTTAATAATAAGTTGCACGATGTCAAAATGTCCCCCGTGGCCACAGTTG GTGATTTAAAAAAGCGCATAGAGTCAGTATGCGGCGTGCCAGTGTGCCGACAACAGATCTCAGGGCTGGGCGGGTCCAAGGCCACGACGGGCGCACTGCTGGGCAACCTGGGGCTGCCTCGCAACGCCGTGTTGCGGCTCAAGGCCGCCGACCAGATCATGGCTGACGACGA GGTGGCCGAGAGACTGACAACCACATACGTGCTGCACGTGAAGCACGACGACAAGGACTACACGCTCAAGTACCCCGGCACCAAGACCGTGCAGGAGGTCAAGAACGACATCTACTCGCTCACAGACATACCCGTGCGGCATCAG TCGTGGACGGGCTGGCCGTCGGTGTCTGGGCTGGACGACACGGTGCTGGCGATGGTGGGGCTGGAGCAGCCGCAGCACACGCTGGCCGTGCGCCGCGCGCCGCACAACAAGCAGAAGGAGTACAAGCGG ATAATAGTAGAAAGCTCAGACAGCGAGAACAGTTCCGTGGAAGAGGTGGAGGCCAGCGACGGCTTCACCGGAGAAGACGACATGTTTGTCGACATCGTACAATCGGAACGGCTACAGCCTCTAA TGTCGGAGCACGTGGAAGACGAGGCGCTGGGCTGTATCGAGTTCGCGCAGCGCTTCAAGGCGCGCTATGGGCCCAACACTCCAAACTTCTTTGAAGGCACGCTGCAGGATGCCATCAAAGAGGCTTGTCTCAAGCCCGCCAAAGAG AGGAAGCTGCTCGGCCTGTACCTCCACCACGAACAATCAGTGCTATCCAACGTGTTCTGCGCGCAACTCCTCGGCTGCGAGGCCGTTCTGCAGACGCTCGCTACCAACTTCGTCGTCTACGGCTGGGACCTCACGCACCCCGACAACAACGTCAT GCTGCTGAACTCCGTGTCGAACGCGCTGGGCGCGGTGGCCAGCATGACGATCCGCAGCATCCCGGTGGAGCGCCTGCCCGCGCTCGTGCTCATCATGCGCGTGCGCTCCAACACGGAGATATACTCCGTCATCAACG GCAACGTGGGCGTGTCAGAGCTAGTAGGCGGTCTGATAGAGGCTCTCGAACGATTCGCGTCGCAGCGCGACGAAGACGCGCGAATGGAGCGCGAGCGCGACGCGCGGCAGAAAGTCAAGCGCGAGCAGGACGAGGCCTACCAGCGCAGTCTTGAGGCCGACAG AGCAAAAGAAGAAATTAAGAAACAACAAGAACTGGAGAGACATCAGGAATTGGAACGAGCGGAATCAGAAAGACAAATGGAAGAAGCGAGGAAAGAG GCGATGCGGAGCAGCGCGGAGGCGCGCGTGCCCGCGGAGCCGGCGGCGGACGCGCGCGACGTGTGCCGCATCCGCGTGCGCCTGCCGCCGCCGCACGAGCGCTGCCTCGAGCGCCGCTTCCACCCGCACGACACCGTCGCG GCGTTACTAGACTTCCTTGCATCGAAAGGCTACCCACAAGAAAACTACAAAGTCATATCTAGCTGGCCTAGAAGAGAC TTAACGACGGAATCTCACAGCAGTACATTAAAGGCCCTCAAACTGTACCCGCAAGAGACCGTGATGCTGGAGGAGCGGTGAGCCCCCCGCGCGCCCCCACCCTCCCGGAGCCCGACGGAGCCGTCGCCAGCACATCAGCTTATAACAAAATACCCCCGTGGATTCTGA
- the LOC135080153 gene encoding FAS-associated factor 1-like has protein sequence MTIRSIPVERLPALVLIMRVRSNTEIYSVINGNYMLTLRTRWARCQRDIRSIPVERLPALVLIMRVRSNTEIYSVINGNVGVSELVGGLMEALERFASQRDEDARMERERDARQKVKREQDEAYQRSLEADRYAIHYFSIKAT, from the exons ATGACGATCCGCAGCATCCCGGTGGAGCGCCTGCCCGCGCTCGTGCTCATCATGCGCGTGCGCTCCAACACGGAGATATACTCCGTCATCAACGGTAACTACATGCTCACCTTACGGACGCGCTGGGCGCGGTGCCAGCGTGACATCCGCAGCATCCCGGTGGAGCGCCTGCCCGCGCTCGTGCTCATCATGCGCGTGCGCTCCAACACGGAGATATACTCCGTCATCAACG GCAACGTGGGCGTGTCAGAACTGGTAGGCGGTCTGATGGAGGCTCTGGAACGATTCGCGTCGCAGCGCGACGAAGACGCGCGAATGGAGCGCGAGCGCGACGCGCGGCAGAAAGTCAAGCGCGAGCAGGACGAGGCCTACCAGCGCAGTCTTGAGGCCGACAGGTATGCTATACACTACTTTAGTATTAAAGCAACGTAG
- the LOC135079858 gene encoding ionotropic receptor 75a-like: MDINYLLNFISIAEISLVIDLLKLKEIQNVVNINCDGQKSIFHHKILNDNNIHASYWSLNSTDQNMMQRSYHKTGVILDASCSNWEQALNNFDNSMFRNEFIWLIITEDLLSTARSLSNCPIEIDSDVTVALKTNGIFMLYEVFHTNYSSGVISIRNVGYWDTTLHIATSSRRDLQGLKMRCPVVVTDKVVHQTFEEYLSKHQVFQVDSLHKLKFVALLNYIRDMYNMSYELQRTNSWGYMRNGSFDGVVGSLQRQHADFGGSPLFFRADRAELIDYIAETWQSRQCFILRHPKHPGGYYTIYTRPLTAKVWYCILAMLIFSGVILCLMLKTKVTQSHEKSTDSSFSLALLFAWSAICQQGMTVNRSSTSVKIVVIVTFVYAVTLYQYYNATVVSTLLREPPKNIRTLEDLLQSNLKAGAENVLYTKDYFKRTTDPVALRMYHKKIAPKHQYNFYSPEYGMSLVKQGGFAFHVDSVVAYRIMRKTFTEREICEAHEVLLYPPQKMGMVVRKASPYKEHFTYGIRKIYEAGLMDRLQSVWDEPKPSCVHTPDSSVFSVSIVEFSTALLALVAGNVAAILVLFAEIVLHRCEMKKRIAFTH, translated from the exons ATGGATATAAACTACCTTTTGAATTTCATCTCAATAGCTGAAATATCGCTAGTAATTGATTTACTGAAGTTAAAAGAAATCCAAAATGTGGTCAATATAAATTGTGATGGccaaaaaagtatttttcacCACAAAATATTGAATGACAATAATATTCATGCTTCATACTGGAGTTTGAATTCTACAGACCAAAATATGATGCAAAGGTCATATCATAAAACTGGGGTCATACTTGATGCTTCATGCAGTAACTGGGAGCAGGCTCTGAACAATTTTGACAACAGCATGTTTAGAAATGAATTCATATGGTTAATTATCACTGAAGATCTTCTATCTACTGCAAGATCATTGTCCAATTGCCCCATTGAGATCGATTCTGATGTAACTGTGGCTCTAAAAACTAATGGTATTTTTATGCTGTATGAAGTGTTTCATACAAATTATTCGAGTGGCGTGATTTCGATACGCAATGTGGGATATTGGGATACTACCCTGCATATAGCTACTTCTTCTAGAAGGGATCTGCAGGGCTTAAAGATGCGGTGTCCGGTGGTCGTCACCGACAAAGTTGTGCATCAAACTTTTGAAGAGTATCTCAGCAAGCACCAAGTGTTTCAAGTGGATTCACTCCACAAGTTGAAGTTCGTGGCATTGTTGAATTACATTCGCGATATGTACAATATGAG CTATGAGCTGCAACGCACCAACTCCTGGGGCTACATGCGTAACGGCTCGTTCGACGGCGTGGTCGGCTCGCTGCAGAGACAGCACGCAGACTTTGGGGGATCCCCGCTGTTCTTCAGAGCCGACCGGGCAGAGCTGATCGATTACATCGCGGAGACTTGGCAATCTAG ACAATGCTTCATCCTCCGCCACCCGAAGCACCCTGGCGGTTACTACACGATCTACACGCGCCCTCTTACGGCCAAAGTCTGGTACTGCATACTGGCGATGCTCATATTCTCTGGGGTCATCCTATGTCTGATGCTGAAGACGAAAGTAACGCAGTCCCACGAAAAAAGCACGGACTCATCATTCAGTTTGGCTTTGCTTTTTGCATGGAGTGCTATTTGCCAACAAG GGATGACAGTAAACAGAAGTTCTACATCGGTGAAGATAGTGGTGATCGTAACGTTTGTGTACGCCGTGACGTTGTACCAGTACTACAACGCGACAGTGGTGTCCACGCTGCTTCGGGAGCCGCCTAAGAACATCAGGACGCTTGAGGATTTATTGCAGAGCAACTTGAAGGCTGGCGCCGAAAACGTTCTGTATACTAAGGATTACTTTAAG cgtACGACGGATCCAGTAGCCCTAAGAATGTACCACAAGAAGATCGCTCCGAAGCACCAGTACAACTTTTACTCGCCCGAATACGGCATGAGCCTGGTGAAGCAAGGAGGCTTCGCGTTCCACGTTGATAGCGTGGTGGCGTACAGGATCATGAGAAAAACCTTCACGGAGAGGGAGATCTGTGAGGCTCATGAGGTGTTATTGTACCCTCCGCAGAAAATGGGCATGGTCGTTAGGAAGGCGTCGCCTTATAAGGAACATTTCACTTACGG AATCCGCAAGATCTACGAAGCAGGCCTGATGGACCGGCTCCAAAGCGTGTGGGACGAACCGAAGCCTTCCTGCGTGCATACGCCCGACAGCAGCGTGTTTTCCGTCTCCATTGTGGAGTTCTCAACGGCTCTCCTCGCGCTAGTGGCGGGAAACGTCGCCGCCATCTTGGTTTTGTTCGCCGAGATAGTGTTGCATAGATGCGAGATGAAGAAACGCATAGCGTTTACACATTAG
- the LOC135079856 gene encoding lanC-like protein 3, with protein sequence MNLRKVFSLSSFRKLLSSVSPFGLKMVRFFQNPFEDYQPGAELAISKDDVNAQITEHVKNITKRLQPTRKNVDGGLYVGVTGVGFMFHYLSKNPLLSENKRGYLEKAMEYVKPALETSAGDKTSFLLGDAGTYALATVVLKESGDEQYQEMLKMYKSLYSQFLNPKFLKCGGDEFFVGRAGYLAGALWISRELQTPVFTNDELYKICDVMVACGREYSTKHKSPCPLMYHYYNTEYIGAAHGVSFILQMLLSVPGYLDFNKSAAKDIRTTVDFIASLQTDEGNWPCCMEEVGLSDHKLVHWCHGAPGTIYLMAKAYLVLKDQRYYNVCLRAGEIVWRKGLLRKGPGICHGVAGNGYVFLLLYRLTGDEKYLHRAKKFADFMSTDEFLRDARLPDNPESLYEGTAGTVCFLADLLVPDKAEFPFQDVFSTY encoded by the coding sequence ATGAACCTGCGCAAAGTGTTTTCTTTGAGTTCTTTTAGAAAGTTACTGTCAAGTGTAAGTCCTTTTGGTCTCAAAATGGTAAGGTTTTTCCAAAACCCATTTGAAGATTATCAGCCGGGTGCTGAGCTTGCGATCAGCAAAGACGACGTCAACGCTCAGATCACGGAGCATGTAAAGAACATAACCAAACGATTGCAGCCGACGCGTAAGAATGTCGACGGAGGCCTCTACGTCGGAGTCACCGGCGTCGGTTTTATGTTTCACTATTTGTCTAAAAATCCACTGCTCTCAGAGAACAAGCGAGGATACCTAGAAAAGGCTATGGAGTATGTGAAGCCCGCGTTAGAGACATCTGCGGGCGATAAAACGTCTTTCCTACTCGGCGACGCGGGCACGTATGCCTTGGCCACAGTTGTGCTGAAGGAATCCGGTGATGAGCAGTACCAAGAAATGCTGAAGATGTACAAGTCCCTTTACAGCCAGTTTCTCAATCCAAAGTTCTTGAAGTGTGGTGGTGACGAATTTTTCGTCGGGCGCGCGGGATACTTGGCTGGTGCTTTGTGGATCTCTCGCGAGTTACAAACGCCGGTATTCACAAATGACGAGCTGTACAAAATCTGTGACGTGATGGTCGCATGTGGCAGGGAGTACTCCACCAAGCACAAAAGCCCTTGTCCACTCATGTACCATTATTACAACACAGAATACATTGGAGCTGCACATGGAGTTAGTTTCATTCTACAAATGCTGTTATCTGTCCCTGGATATTTGGATTTTAACAAGTCAGCAGCTAAAGACATCAGGACCACAGTAGACTTCATAGCTTCCCTGCAGACTGATGAAGGGAACTGGCCATGTTGTATGGAAGAGGTGGGTTTGAGTGACCACAAGCTGGTTCATTGGTGTCATGGAGCCCCAGGAACCATCTACCTCATGGCCAAAGCTTATCTAGTTTTAAAAGACCAGAGATATTACAATGTTTGCTTGAGAGCTGGAGAAATAGTCTGGCGTAAAGGTCTGCTACGTAAAGGACCAGGCATTTGCCATGGAGTGGCAGGGAATGGATATGTGTTTTTACTTCTCTACAGGTTGACTGGTGATGAGAAGTACTTGCACAGAGCCAAGAAGTTTGCTGATTTCATGTCTACTGATGAGTTTCTAAGGGATGCCAGGCTTCCTGATAATCCTGAGAGTCTATATGAAGGCACTGCAGGAACAGTCTGTTTTTTGGCTGACCTTCTTGTGCCAGATAAAGCTGAGTTTCCTTTTCAAGATGTATTTTCcacttattaa